A single Mesomycoplasma bovoculi M165/69 DNA region contains:
- a CDS encoding SIR2 family protein encodes MSDQCKCLFKEAFFNFESYIRGKNINFLIGAGASAGVYNTLKINDYFSFEDLITLSGWDELTKQVLYLFFYEKVIKPMFEIETEINKATQDEESDFAKVFQNYKDFIEKLYIFLQNESNDRPRKINIFTTNYDLFFEHAYDKVSSNFPLSIFNDGSKGIFNKVVDVNYFNFNTWQSGITDKYEYSVPTINLLKLHGSISWVVDENKEIKSVFNLDKNKPLVDIKKDNLSNKIEEISNLSEKPKTNILLNTQINFSDSNENIIKNINDLIDDLSGEEQVKDVITNYIENNTSLDKCLKQIKTHRDKTESNNCEKYIVKFLKYIKAKVFEFLVKQEQLKINGEIKKEIDKNEEVKQKLKKFDENYKNISIVNPDKGKFSSTLFQQNYFEFLRFFNYELEKPQTILIVFGFSFQDEHIRNIVKRALYNKELLVLAIAYGQSDYENMEEHFSHIDNFKYLLCSSKNCNYRGKYDNIEKGNFDFLVNNLFRFIDIKKSSER; translated from the coding sequence ATGAGTGATCAATGCAAATGTTTGTTTAAAGAAGCTTTTTTTAATTTTGAGTCATATATTCGCGGTAAAAATATTAACTTTCTAATAGGAGCAGGAGCGAGTGCAGGAGTTTACAATACATTAAAAATAAATGACTATTTTAGTTTTGAAGACTTGATTACCTTATCAGGTTGGGATGAACTTACAAAACAAGTTTTATATCTCTTTTTTTATGAAAAAGTAATCAAACCTATGTTTGAAATAGAAACAGAAATCAATAAGGCAACTCAAGATGAAGAATCTGATTTTGCAAAAGTTTTTCAAAATTATAAAGACTTCATAGAAAAGCTATACATTTTCCTTCAAAACGAAAGCAATGATAGACCAAGAAAAATAAATATTTTTACTACAAATTATGATTTATTTTTTGAACATGCATATGATAAGGTGTCTTCTAATTTCCCATTAAGTATCTTTAATGATGGGTCAAAGGGAATTTTTAATAAAGTAGTGGATGTTAATTATTTTAATTTTAACACATGACAATCAGGTATTACTGATAAATATGAATACTCAGTACCCACTATTAATTTATTAAAATTACATGGATCTATTTCTTGGGTGGTTGATGAAAACAAAGAAATTAAAAGTGTTTTTAATTTAGATAAAAACAAGCCACTGGTTGATATTAAAAAAGACAATCTTTCAAACAAGATTGAAGAAATTTCTAACTTGTCTGAAAAACCTAAAACAAATATTTTGCTAAATACTCAAATCAACTTTTCAGATAGTAATGAAAATATTATTAAGAATATAAATGACTTGATTGATGATCTTAGTGGAGAAGAACAGGTTAAAGATGTTATTACAAATTATATTGAAAATAATACATCTTTAGATAAATGTTTAAAACAAATTAAAACACACAGAGATAAAACTGAAAGTAACAATTGTGAAAAATACATAGTAAAATTTTTAAAATATATTAAAGCAAAAGTATTTGAATTTCTAGTAAAACAAGAACAACTAAAAATAAATGGTGAAATAAAGAAAGAAATAGATAAGAATGAAGAAGTAAAACAAAAATTAAAAAAATTTGATGAAAATTATAAAAATATTAGTATAGTAAATCCAGACAAGGGTAAATTTTCAAGTACTTTATTTCAACAAAATTACTTTGAATTTTTAAGATTTTTTAATTATGAATTAGAAAAACCGCAAACAATATTGATAGTTTTTGGTTTTTCATTTCAAGATGAACACATAAGAAATATTGTTAAAAGAGCTTTGTATAACAAAGAACTATTAGTACTTGCAATAGCATATGGGCAAAGTGATTATGAAAATATGGAAGAACATTTTAGTCATATAGATAATTTTAAATATTTATTATGTAGTAGTAAAAATTGTAATTATCGGGGCAAGTATGATAATATAGAAAAAGGTAATTTTGATTTTTTAGTTAATAATTTATTTAGGTTTATAGACATAAAAAAAAGTAGTGAAAGGTAA